AATTTACGCGCGAGAGCAGATTTGGCAATGCCATTCCAAGTGCCTTTTGAGCCACGTCATTTTGTGTTTGGAATTTTGTGCTTATGTTTCTGGTTGTGATTTCGGATTTAGAAAAGGAGAAATGATATGGTTTCAATCTTGGTAACATGGCTCATCAGCGCAGTAGCAGTGTGGATCACAGCTTCCATCCTTCCCGGTTTTAAGGTGAAAGGCTTTGGCTCGGCGCTAGGGGTCGCTGCCATCTTCGGCATCCTCAATGCGTTCCTCGGATGGATTCTTTTCCATCTCTTCTCGATCGGGACGCTCGGTCTTGGCTACCTCTTTGCGTTCCTGACGGTTTGGGTCGTCAATGCCATCTTGTTGAAGATCACAGATGCGATGACCGACTCGCTCAAAATCGAGGGCTGGCTCATGACCTTTGTTGGCGCGGCGAGCATCTCGTTCTTCACCTCAGTCGGCCGCTGGGTTTTGGACGCTATCTGAGGCGTTAGCCCAATTGGACGTGGTCCAATCTGAGCGAAACTCTAAGAAGAAGCCGGCGCTGTCTCGAAGGTACCTAAGACCGATTGCGTCGGTTTCGACCAAGTTGTTCTTCTCGGTGGGGTCCTTGATAAGGTCGTAGAGCTCTTCGCTACCGTCATAGTTCACGATCATTCGCCAGTGGCGCGCCCTTAGACCGTAGCTTCGTCCATATTCCGATGAGACGACTCTTGGGAAGCTCGCTCGTTTTTTCATAGCCCCCAGCATGCTCTCACCCTGAACCTTTTTGGACACTGGGGCTCCCATGAGTTCCAGAATCGTAGGAGCAATATCGAGTACGCTCGTTGGGCTCTCGAGGCGGACAGGACCATCTGCCAAGAGGGCAGGGGCGTAGACGGTAAAAGGAACGTCAGCCAATTCGTGATAGTGGCCATACGCGTGGCCCACACGCCCACGTTCGTTCATGCCCTCACCGTGGTCTGATGTGACCACAATTGCGGTTTTTTCCCAGATTCCACGCTCTTTGAGTGCGTCGACCAGCGCGCCAAAACAGACATCCATGTATTCGACTTCGCCGTCGTAGAGTGCGAGCAACTGCGACCAATTTTCTTCAGACATCTTTTTACGCCCGGCCATGATGTCCACAAGAAGGTAACCGTCAGCGAATTTTCCGACCGGCGGCCCCCAGCCACCTTCGTGGTACTTCTCGGTGATGCCTTCGTGAAACCGATAAGGAGCGTGCGGTTCAAAGGGTAGCATCGAGACGAAGAACCGCTTGGATGTGGCCCGAGCTTCGTCAATGACTTTCAACGTTTCTTCATTTACTGCGGTGCAGTCGATGCCTTTGCCCTCGCTTACCGGCTGCACAAATTTCGACCATTTCCCTGCCTTTCTGAGCCTTCCCATCCCAAACGAGTTATTGCCCACGTATGCGCTAAACACTCCAAAATCTTCGAGCTGCGAGCTGAGAAGGGGAGTGTCTGACTTGAGCTGCCCCTTATCCCCAGTGACGCCATGGACTCTCGGAATCATGCCGGTTTGAATGCTCGCGTGACTCGGCGGTGACGACGGTGACGCAGCCTGGTTGTTTCTGAATACAAAGGCGTGTTTGCCCTCTCGCGTCATATTTGGGGTCTTGACGCGTGTGTCGGCATAGAGTTCGAGTCGATCCGAGCGTTGAGCGTCAATAACAAGAAGTATCGCGTTCTCAATCGGCTCCCATTTTGGCGCGCTCTCCACTGCGTGCATCGCGATTCTAGCGTTCTCGAACGAAGCCCCCTTGGGAAACTGAAGCTCCACAACCTCGCCACCCCACTCGCTGAGGTCTGCGCGCACCTTCCCTTCGTGAACGATGGTTTCTGCGGTCTTCAAAGAGTCAGCAGTCCGAACTTGAATCTCAAATGTCTTTTCGGAATCAGCCTCAAAAACACTCTTTTCTGGGAGTTCAATCCATAGAGATTTTGAGGTTGTAGGTGGCTGTTCCCCTACGAACTCCATCGAAGAAATTAGACCGTAGGTCCGCTTCCCACCAACTCTTCCAGCGTTGCGAAGACTGATAAGAACTTCGTTCTCCCCGTCCTTAAGAAGGCCTTCCGCTACCTCAAACTCTAAGGTTTGCCACCGCCGCTCAAGGTCTTGTACACCCACCATCTTCCCGTTCACGTTGATTTGGAGCCGTTGTCCTGAGCTCACGCCGTGTGCTTTAACTTTGATAATTGCGGACTTCAGATTCCTCAATGGAACGTTGAGCTTGGCTGCACGCCTCTCCAATACGCGTCCCCGCTCGTCTTCAAACTCTACCGCCTCGCCGAAAGGCCGACTGTACTCTTGCGTGTATTTCCAGAAGCCAGGCTCAGCAAAATGTACGAGAAGTCCATCGCTATACATGTGAAAACGTGACGCATTCGCGTTGAAGTTGAAGACCAGATCTTCATCAAGGCTCAGTTCAAAAATCTCTGGAATAGACGGAGCGGGCGGAGGCGAATCCACGGGGGCTTCTGCTGCGGCGTTGTTAGAAGCTGGAGCCTTGGGAGGCAAAGCGTTATCAGGCACTCCACGCGGCTCCTCACAGCCTAAGGAGACGAAAATCAAAGCGAGTAAGAAGAACGCGCGCATTCAAACCTCGAAAAACAAAAAAGGCGGCCAATTGGCCGCCTTGTCTCGCATATCCGAGCGAATCAGACCAGAGGATTACTCCTCAACGGTGGTCTCTTCTTTGATGATGACCGAGTCCGATGCCTCGACGTTCTTTCCGTCAATTTCGGTGATTCGGAACTCAACACGTCGGTTGAGCGAACGTGCTTCACGAAGGTCCTTACCGCGAAGGCCCTTGATATCAGCCTTAGGCTGTGACTCGCCGAATCCTTCGCTTGAGAGACGTGCTTCCTCGATTCCTTTGCTTACGAGGTAGTCGCGGACCGACTTGGCGCGAGCTTTGGAGAGCTCGAGGTTCGATGCGTCCTTGCCAACATCATCAGTGTGTCCCTCGATTCTCACACCAGTGATTTTGCTGTGGCGCTTGAGCACGAAGGCGACGGTGTCGAGAAGGTTGAACGAACGTGCCTGGATGGTTGCCTTGCCGGTGTCGAAGTAGATGGTCTCCGAGATGCGGATTTCGGTCTCGGTCACAACCACTTTAGGACCGTCTTTTGGACAACCCTCAAGCTCAGGCAATCCTGGCTCGTCTGGACACTTGTCTTTGTGGTCCGGGATTCCGTCGCCATCGGCGTCCACAGCTGGGCAGCCCTCAAGCTCTTCGATTCCTGGCTCGTTCGGACACTTGTCCTTGTGATCAAAGATTCCGTCGCCATCGGTATCCACAGCTGGGCAACCCTCGAGCTCTTCAATACCTGGCTCATTTGGACACTTGTCGACGTGGTCTTGGAATCCGTCTCCGTCCGTGTCGACTGGAGGACATCCCTGAAGCTCAGGAATACCGGCTTCATTTGGACATGAGTCATCAACGTCGAGGATGTTGTCGCCGTCATTATCAGGATCTGGGCAACCATCTTCGTCTTCGAATTGGTCGATATCTTCAGGCTCGGTTGGACATTGGTCCACGCTATCAAGAAGTCCGTCGCCATCGGTGTCGACGTCTTTCTCGCCAAATGGTGTGTAGGAGAGCGATGCAAACAGACGAAGTGCAGGTGAACCGACAGCTGCGTTTAGACCTGTACCCGCACCCACTTGTGCGATGAGGTCTGCAGGCAATTGGAACTGCAATCCACCCACTGCTTCAATTGGGTTTCCGCGCTCGAGCTCGTCGAGGCTCACACTTCCAAGTTGCTGTGCATCTTCCATAGGAATCGTGCCGAACACCGACGAAACAACCTTCATCGGCTCCCAGCCGACGGGAATCTGAAGACCTGCTCCCCACTTCACGACGTTTCCGCTCACAAAGTTTCGGGCTTCGCGCTTAGGTCGAAGCTGGAATCCTGCGTTGGCAACTACGGCGAGTCCGGAGTCGTGTGCCCAATCGAGGGCGAGTCGAGGTTCTGCGCGAATTGCGCCATCGGAGTTGAAGCTGTCCGTGTCGCCTACAGGAATGTAGACCGGTACCAACAACGCGGCTCCAAAACCTGCGGCCCATTCTGGGTCAATAAGTCGAATTTTCGGTGTCAATCGAATGTCAGAGAGTGCGAAGGAGTCAATGCTTGCGCCGGTACGACCAAACTGCCCGAGGTCTCCACCGTCTTGGAACATGACCAATGGCACGGCAAGTCCGATATCGACGATATCAAACAAACCGAGTCCGAGGAGGATTTCCGCCTTGAGTTGATTGCCAACAACGGATTCGGTCTCATCGGAGCCGAGCTCACGAAGCACCAGCGGGTCCTTTGCAAAGTGCAAAAAGAGACCTGCGGATGGGGTCAGGTGAGCCAGAGGCTGTGAGCGAGCAAGGTTGAGCATGTTAATGCCCTGAGCCGCTTGAGGCTCAAACTGCTCGAGTTGAAAGTCAGTTGACGCCTCTTGCGCCATTGCCACGCCAGGTAAAAGCGCAGCCACACATACCAAGAAAAAATTCTTCAGATTCATTACGTACTCCCTTGAGTGTAGAAATTTATTCACACCACAATACTATCTTTGAAGTTCTGTGGGCGGGATAGCAAGAAAATTCAATAAGGTAAACATTGCACAGTGCAATATCTCGCACGTTTCGTGCCGGAATCAGAGGACGCGCTCCGGGAATCCTCGCTCGAGGCACTCAATCGCGATCAAACCAAGCTCTCCGAGGTCGTCGCGCCCTTCATTTGCGCACCAATAGTTGACGGTCGCGCGCACAACGCCCATCACCGCGCCAGCGGTCACGGCACTCCAGAGAGGGGCCTGCGGGTCATTTGAGCGTTTTGCAAAGGCATTCGCAATTTCGCGCTCCCAATCACGGTCGATCTCTCGCTCCCGTGCCACAAGAGTCGGCGACGACATGATGAGCTTTTGCTGCTGGACGAGCTTGTCTGCCTTTTCGTGGTAGTCCGACGCAAAAAATCGGGTCGCGTCGCGCAGCGTATCAAATGGGTTCTCGGTGTTTTGATTGGCCTCAAGGAAAGCCACGAACATCTCGAGCCTCTCTTCTCGGTTTGGAAAAACCAGCGACTCCTTGTCTTGAAAGTATCGAAAGAAGGTTCTTTTGGAGATCATCGCTTCCGAGCAAATCTCCTCCAGAGTCGTGGCGTCGTAGCCCTGCTCATGAAAAAGACGTTGCGCGATATCAAGCACATTTGCCCGAATTTCCGCCTTTTTTTGCTCGCGTAGCGAAAGTTCGTTTGCGTCATCGGACATTTTTTTGACTCACGGTTCACCGAGTGTGGAGTTTCTTCTCTAAAGGTGGTAGCAAAGCCACCAGGTAGCAAATGCCACCCAGTGGCACTTTTAGTTTGAACAGAGCAAGCATGCAACTCCACAGTGAATTTTCCTCGCCCCAGGCTGCTCCTGGCGGTTTTTCATTCTCCGGAAAATGTTGGACTCCTTCGAACGTCGCGGTTGATTTTTCGCAGGCAGGCCTCGAAAAAATCGTCTCCGCGGTCCGCGAAGCGATCTTTGTGATCCGCGCACCGAGTGGTGCCGTAGGCGCCGTTAGCGGGACCGTTTCCTTGACCCCGGTCGCGCAGGCCAATCAATGGGATTTGGTCGGCTATTTGCCGCCACTTTATCCTGAATGGTTGGGTGATCGATCGTTTTGCGAGGTTCATGGCACGCGTTTTCCTTACGTGACTGGGGCAATGGCGAATGGCATCGCAACCACGGCTATCGTGAAGGAAATGGCTCGGATCGGGGCGCTTGGGTTCTTCGGTTCGGCAGGCCTTTCGTTGGGGCGCGTCGAAGAAGCGCTCAAAGATTTGAATGCTACGATCGGCGAAAGAGCGGCTTGGGGTATGAATTTCATTCACTCGCCGCAGGAGCCGAAACTTGAAGAGGCCATCGCTGATCTCTACATCCGAAATGGTGTGAAGCGCGTGGAGGCTGCGGCATTCATGAGTTTGACGCCTTCTATTGTGCGTTGTGCCTTGGCAGGGATTCGGCGAAATCCAGACGGTAGCATCCACCGAGAGCGTTTTGTGTTCGCGAAGATTTCGCGACCAGAAGTCGCAAAACCATTCTTGATGCCAGCCCCACGCAATATTGTGGATGGCCTGGTGGCGCGCGGGCTCTTGACCGCTGAGGAAGCCGAGCTCTCAAAATTTGTGCCGGTGGCCGAAGATATCATTGTGGAATCGGATTCCGGTGGGCACACGGATAATCGCCCGCTTGGTGTTCTCTTTCCGATCATTGCGAGCTTGCGTGACCAGATCGCCGCTGAGCAAGGTTATGCAAGGCCCATTCGCGTGGGTGCTGCAGGTGGCCTCGGCTGCCCGAATGCGGTTGCCGCCGCGTTTTCGCTCGGCGCCGCGTTTGTGGTGACGGGTACCGTCAATCAGGCATGTGTGGAGTCGGGGCTAGACGCATCGGGCAAGGAGATGTTGGCCAAGGCCGATATGGCCGACGTCATCATGGCGCCGGCGGCCGATATGTTTGAGATGGGCGTTGAGGTTCAGGTCTTGCGCCGTGGAACCATGTTCGCGACCCGCGCAAGGAAGCTCTACGATCTCTACCGTACATACCCATCCATGGACGCGATTCCTGCAGAGGAGCGCACTCGGGTGGAGTCGCAGATGCTCAAGGCCACATTTGATGAGGCATGGGCTAGCACACGAGATTATTGGCAGTCTCGAGACCCGGAAGAGGTCCAGCGAGCCGAAGCCGACCCGAAGCATAAAATGGCATTGGTCTTTCGCGCCTACCTTGGACAGTCGAGCCGCTGGGCTATCGCTGGCCAACCCGATCGAGCTGCTGATTTCCAGATTTGGTGCGGTCCTGCAATGGGTGCCTTCAATCGTTGGGTTGAGGGTTCGTTTATGGAGGCGCCGGAAAATCGAAAAGTGGCCCAGGTCGCATTGAATCTACTCGAGGGGGCTGCCGTGATTACCCGCGCGCAGGCTCTTAGAGTGGTGGGTGCGCCCGTTCCTGCAAAAGCATTTGAGTTTCGACCACGTCCTCTGGCGTAAGTCGATTTTGTGAAGAGTTGATCCCGCTGCAAGTGCAGCACGTTTACCCCTGTGAGTCTCATGTCCGCTGAAAACACATCGAATCGTCCCCCTTTGGCAGTAGTTGGCGTCTCGGCCCTTTTCCCTGGCGCAACAACGACCGCTGGTTTTTGGAGAAATATCCTGGAAGCCCAGGACCTGATCTCCGATGTCCCAGAATCTCATTGGCTCATCGAAGACTATTACGATCCAGATCCAAGTGCTCCTGATAAAACCTATGCAAAACGCGGTGGATTCCTTCCAAAGGTCGACTTCGATGCCATGGGTTGGGGTGTTCCTCCGAGCATTATCCCCGCAACCGATACATCGCAGCTGCTGGCTTTGATCGTGGCTGAGCAAGTGCTCAAAGATGCGCTTCGAAGCCAGTTTGAAACGGCGAGCCGTGAAAATATCTCGGTGATTCTGGGGGTGACCTCGGCTCAGGAACTTCTGGCTACGATGGTCAGCCGACTTCAGCGCCCGGTGTGGGTGAAGGCCCTGCGAGAGCAAGGTCTGAGCGAAGATGAAGTTCAAGCCGCTGCAGACAAGATCGGCGATCATTACCAGCCATGGCAGGAGAGCAGCTTCCCCGGACTTCTGGGCAACGTGGTTGCCGGCCGTATTGCGAACCGCCTCGACCTCGGTGGTACGAACTGCGTGACTGACGCGGCATGTGCTTCAACGTTCTCGGCTATCGCGATGGCCGCCAATGAGCTCTACCTCGGTGACTCCGATATCGTGATCGCGGGTGGCGTAGACACGTTGAATGACATCTTTATGTACATGTGTTTCTCGAAAACCCCGGCGTTGAGTGCGACAGGCGATTGCCGCCCATTCAGCGACCAGGCGGACGGAACCATGCTGGGCGAAGGTCTCGGCATGGTGGCGTTGAAGCGCCTGGCCGATGCAGAGCGCGACGGAGACAAGATCTATGCGGTGCTTAGGGGTGTGGGTTCGAGCTCGGACGGCCGCTCAAAGAGCGTTTATGCGCCGGTCTCAGAAGGTCAGGCCAATGCATTGATTCGTGCGTACGACCGCGCCGGGTATAGCTCAAACACTGTGGAGATTGTCGAGGCGCACGGAACCGGAACTAAGGCCGGTGATGCTGCTGAATTCAACGGTCTCAAGATCGCGTTTGAGAAAGAAGACAGCACCACCAAGCAGTGGTGTGCGCTCGGATCTGTGAAGTCGCAAATCGGCCACACAAAAGCTGCGGCAGGAGCTGCGGGCTTGTTCAAGGTCGTGATGGCGCTTCAGTCGAAGACTCTCGCGCCGACGATCAAAGTCGAGCGTCCAAACCCTAAGCTCGCGCTCGAAGAGTCGCCTTTTTATATCAACACTGAGTCGCGTCCTTGGGTTCGTCCATCTGACCACC
This Microvenator marinus DNA region includes the following protein-coding sequences:
- a CDS encoding TetR family transcriptional regulator; this translates as MSDDANELSLREQKKAEIRANVLDIAQRLFHEQGYDATTLEEICSEAMISKRTFFRYFQDKESLVFPNREERLEMFVAFLEANQNTENPFDTLRDATRFFASDYHEKADKLVQQQKLIMSSPTLVAREREIDRDWEREIANAFAKRSNDPQAPLWSAVTAGAVMGVVRATVNYWCANEGRDDLGELGLIAIECLERGFPERVL
- a CDS encoding phage holin family protein, whose translation is MVSILVTWLISAVAVWITASILPGFKVKGFGSALGVAAIFGILNAFLGWILFHLFSIGTLGLGYLFAFLTVWVVNAILLKITDAMTDSLKIEGWLMTFVGAASISFFTSVGRWVLDAI
- a CDS encoding sulfatase family protein — encoded protein: MRAFFLLALIFVSLGCEEPRGVPDNALPPKAPASNNAAAEAPVDSPPPAPSIPEIFELSLDEDLVFNFNANASRFHMYSDGLLVHFAEPGFWKYTQEYSRPFGEAVEFEDERGRVLERRAAKLNVPLRNLKSAIIKVKAHGVSSGQRLQINVNGKMVGVQDLERRWQTLEFEVAEGLLKDGENEVLISLRNAGRVGGKRTYGLISSMEFVGEQPPTTSKSLWIELPEKSVFEADSEKTFEIQVRTADSLKTAETIVHEGKVRADLSEWGGEVVELQFPKGASFENARIAMHAVESAPKWEPIENAILLVIDAQRSDRLELYADTRVKTPNMTREGKHAFVFRNNQAASPSSPPSHASIQTGMIPRVHGVTGDKGQLKSDTPLLSSQLEDFGVFSAYVGNNSFGMGRLRKAGKWSKFVQPVSEGKGIDCTAVNEETLKVIDEARATSKRFFVSMLPFEPHAPYRFHEGITEKYHEGGWGPPVGKFADGYLLVDIMAGRKKMSEENWSQLLALYDGEVEYMDVCFGALVDALKERGIWEKTAIVVTSDHGEGMNERGRVGHAYGHYHELADVPFTVYAPALLADGPVRLESPTSVLDIAPTILELMGAPVSKKVQGESMLGAMKKRASFPRVVSSEYGRSYGLRARHWRMIVNYDGSEELYDLIKDPTEKNNLVETDAIGLRYLRDSAGFFLEFRSDWTTSNWANASDSVQNPAAD
- a CDS encoding OmpA family protein translates to MNLKNFFLVCVAALLPGVAMAQEASTDFQLEQFEPQAAQGINMLNLARSQPLAHLTPSAGLFLHFAKDPLVLRELGSDETESVVGNQLKAEILLGLGLFDIVDIGLAVPLVMFQDGGDLGQFGRTGASIDSFALSDIRLTPKIRLIDPEWAAGFGAALLVPVYIPVGDTDSFNSDGAIRAEPRLALDWAHDSGLAVVANAGFQLRPKREARNFVSGNVVKWGAGLQIPVGWEPMKVVSSVFGTIPMEDAQQLGSVSLDELERGNPIEAVGGLQFQLPADLIAQVGAGTGLNAAVGSPALRLFASLSYTPFGEKDVDTDGDGLLDSVDQCPTEPEDIDQFEDEDGCPDPDNDGDNILDVDDSCPNEAGIPELQGCPPVDTDGDGFQDHVDKCPNEPGIEELEGCPAVDTDGDGIFDHKDKCPNEPGIEELEGCPAVDADGDGIPDHKDKCPDEPGLPELEGCPKDGPKVVVTETEIRISETIYFDTGKATIQARSFNLLDTVAFVLKRHSKITGVRIEGHTDDVGKDASNLELSKARAKSVRDYLVSKGIEEARLSSEGFGESQPKADIKGLRGKDLREARSLNRRVEFRITEIDGKNVEASDSVIIKEETTVEE
- a CDS encoding PfaD family polyunsaturated fatty acid/polyketide biosynthesis protein; translated protein: MQLHSEFSSPQAAPGGFSFSGKCWTPSNVAVDFSQAGLEKIVSAVREAIFVIRAPSGAVGAVSGTVSLTPVAQANQWDLVGYLPPLYPEWLGDRSFCEVHGTRFPYVTGAMANGIATTAIVKEMARIGALGFFGSAGLSLGRVEEALKDLNATIGERAAWGMNFIHSPQEPKLEEAIADLYIRNGVKRVEAAAFMSLTPSIVRCALAGIRRNPDGSIHRERFVFAKISRPEVAKPFLMPAPRNIVDGLVARGLLTAEEAELSKFVPVAEDIIVESDSGGHTDNRPLGVLFPIIASLRDQIAAEQGYARPIRVGAAGGLGCPNAVAAAFSLGAAFVVTGTVNQACVESGLDASGKEMLAKADMADVIMAPAADMFEMGVEVQVLRRGTMFATRARKLYDLYRTYPSMDAIPAEERTRVESQMLKATFDEAWASTRDYWQSRDPEEVQRAEADPKHKMALVFRAYLGQSSRWAIAGQPDRAADFQIWCGPAMGAFNRWVEGSFMEAPENRKVAQVALNLLEGAAVITRAQALRVVGAPVPAKAFEFRPRPLA